A single window of Gossypium arboreum isolate Shixiya-1 chromosome 13, ASM2569848v2, whole genome shotgun sequence DNA harbors:
- the LOC108463185 gene encoding auxin-induced protein 6B-like — protein MYHGMVKCQKIRQIVRIRQMLKQWRRNARITANNNNNGHAPSDVPAGHVAVCVGTSLRRFIVRATYLNHPMFRKLLVQTEEEYGFNNVGPLTIPCDESLFEEILRAVSRSDSGRFSTFEVLQRCCQVGMKDKLGGLGESRPLLHGVADKSVY, from the coding sequence ATGTATCACGGAATGGTAAAATGCCAGAAAATTCGTCAGATAGTTCGGATCCGACAAATGCTGAAGCAGTGGCGAAGGAATGCCCGGATAACGGCCAACAACAACAATAACGGACACGCGCCGTCTGATGTTCCTGCTGGACACGTGGCGGTCTGCGTGGGCACCAGTCTCAGGAGATTTATCGTACGCGCGACGTACCTTAACCACCCCATGTTCAGAAAACTCCTGGTACAAACTGAAGAGGAGTACGGTTTCAACAACGTTGGACCGTTAACCATCCCATGCGACGAGTCGTTGTTCGAGGAGATTCTCCGAGCCGTATCCCGATCCGACTCGGGCCGGTTCTCCACATTCGAGGTTCTTCAGAGATGCTGCCAAGTCGGCATGAAGGATAAACTCGGGGGTTTAGGCGAATCTCGACCGTTGCTTCATGGGGTCGCCGATAAATCAGTGTACTAA
- the LOC108464326 gene encoding probable ribosome-binding factor A, chloroplastic yields the protein MPHLLLHYHLPITTVHLRCSFPSPKPTAHIHLRSNPTTGATVKCMANPRRVKMVSKQIRRELSDMLLTDKVLQYAILPEAALGADRYLSSLTTISDVEVSADLQVVKVYVSVFGDERGKEIALAGLKSKAKYVRSELGKRMKLRLTPEIRFIEDESLERGSRVIAILDKIKAEKKTLADEDYEEEAESSVSAQDDRDWESDDPDEDIIYVK from the exons ATGCCCCACCTACTCCTCCACTATCACCTTCCAATTACAACCGTCCATCTCAGATGTTCTTTCCCCTCACCTAAACCAACGGCCCATATTCACCTACGCTCCAATCCAACAACAGGCGCGACCGTAAAGTGCATGGCCAATCCTAGGAGAGTTAAAATGGTATCGAAACAGATAAGGAGAGAGCTTTCGGATATGCTCTTAACTGACAAAGTGTTGCAATACGCTATATTGCCTGAAGCCGCCTTAGGAGCCGACCGCTACCTCTCTTCCCTTACTACCATAAGTGATGTTGAAGTTTCAGCTGATTTACAG GTTGTTAAAGTGTATGTATCTGTTTTTGGTGATGAGAGAGGGAAGGAGATTGCGCTTGCCGGATTGAAGTCAAAAGCTAAATATGTTAGAAGTGAGCTGGGGAAGCGTATGAAGTTGCGGCTTACGCCAGAGATACGTTTTATCGAAGATGAATCTCTGGAGAGGGGAAGCAGG GTAATTGCCATATTAGATAAAATAAAGGCGGAGAAAAAGACTTTGGCAGATGAAGATTATGAAGAAGAAGCTGAATCATCTGTTTCGGCTCAAGATGACAGGGACTGGGAGAGTGATGACCCCGATGAAGATATTATTTACGTAAAGTAG
- the LOC108464327 gene encoding uncharacterized protein LOC108464327, translating to MAPPPGPYSGTSTLALVARASAFSFGLVYGSIKLKYLKAKARSQRKAEAKAHH from the exons ATGGCGCCGCCTCCTGGACCATACTCCGGCACCAGCACTCTTGCTCTc GTGGCTCGTGCATCTGCTTTCTCTTTTGGACTCGTTTATGGTAGCATTAAGCTCAAGTATCTCAAG GCCAAGGCAAGGTCTCAAAGGAAAGCTGAAGCAAAGGCTCACCACTGA